GATTTTCAATATTTACACCTTAAGAGAGTTATTTGGATTATTATATTTTCCATCAAATAACACGAGGTAATTGAAAAAAGAAAAGTAGCCAATATATATCTTACGCAATACCGAATTTATTAAATTAATATACTTAAACAAATTGATTAAACACAAATCAGTTAGGGGATACTATTATGAAAAATTTAACATCAATCGCTAAAAAAACCTTATCTCGCGTAGCCATGGCATTATTACTCGTTCCTGCATTTAGCGCCGTTAATGCCTATGCAGAAAATAGTGAGCATAACGGTACCATCCAATTTACAGGTTCAATTGTCTATGCATCTTGCTTGAATGAAGTAAATAATAATAATGTCACTTTAAATTGTCTAAATGACAATGACGATATGGTTGCCAATAGCATTGACCTGAAAAAGTTAGTGAAGACCCAAGGCTGGAAAGCCCTGAATGGCGGTCGAAGTGTCTATTCTTATGATTGGCTGAATGAAGATAAACAGATGGGTATGTTAACAATTAAATATAGTTAAGATTAAACGTTATGGAAATTGGGGTAGCCATGCTACCCCCCATTTTTTTCTACATTTCCTTTATTTACATCTTCAAGCGAGTTCTCGCGTCTACAATGGCTTTTGCCACCTGCTTTTGAGATACCCCACCTTTTGCTAATCGCTTATCAAGGCAAGACTGTAGAGATAAAATCTCATACACATCCAGTTGGATAGTTGCACTAAATTTTTGCAAATCACTTAATGCCATTTCTTCTAATGCTTTGCCTTGCGCTATCGCAGCCACAACCGCTTCGCCCACAATATGGTGAGCTTCACGGAATGGAACACCTTTCGCGACTAAATAATCCGCCAGCTCGGTCGCATTTGCATAACCTTGTTTTGCAGCATCTTCACAACGAGGACGACGAATTTGGATACCATCCAGAACGAGTACCGCCATATGCATGCAATCTAACCACGTATCGAGGGCATCAAATAACCCTTCTTTGTCTTCTTGCATATCTTTGTTATAGGCCAGCGGCAATCCTTTCAGTGTCATCATCATGCCGGTTAATGCCCCTTGAACACGGCCACATTTACCACGGATCAGCTCCAACGCATCAGGATTTTTCTTTTGCGGCATCAGCGATGAACCCGAAGTGACTTTATCTGAAAGCTCAACAAAACCAGCTTCGCCACTATTGAAGAAAATTAAATCTTCTGCAAAACGCGATAAGTGCACCATACCAATGCTTGCGTCGGATAAAAGCTCTAACACATGGTCTCTATCAGATACCGTATCTAAACTGTTACGGGTGGCGGATGAAAAACCTAACCATGATGCCAATTGCTCGCGGTCAATATCATATGCAGTACCCGCCAATGCCCCACAACCTAATGGGCTGACATCTAAACGTTTTAAAGTATCTTGCAAACGGCTTTCATCGCGAGATAGCATTTCACTATACGCTAAACACCAATGAGCGAATGTCACTGGCTGAGCACGTTGTAAGTGGGTATAGCCCGGCATCACTGCATCTTGGTTATTTTCAGCGGTGATAACCAACGCTTTTTGTAACTCAGTCACGGCATCTAATAACAGTGCTACTTGGTCTTTACACCACAGTTTTAAATCCGTCGCGACTTGGTCATTACGGCTACGGCCTGTATGCAATTTTTTTCCTAAATCACCGACTTTATCAATCAGTTTACCTTCAACCCAGCTATGGATATCTTCGGCGTCACTTTGCAAGATAATTTCAGGATCGGCTTGCACTTCCGCCAATAGCGCATGGAGTGCTTGCTCGAGAGACTTTTGCTCGCTATCAGACAGCACGCCCACCGTGACCAATGCTTTTGACCATGCCACAGAGCCAAGAATATCCTGCTCAGCTAAGCGATAATCAAAACGCAGTGAATCATTGAACTGTTTAAACCGTTGATCTGCCTGCTGACTAAAACGTCCACCCCAAAGTGCCATAACGAGTCCCTACCTGATTGATAAAATAAGTGTCTGCCCGACAGCCCTATCTGGCTGTCGGGATCCTGCCGATAAAACTATTTTGCTTTATTCTGTTCTTTCAGTGCACGAATACGTGAAGAGAGTGAATAGAGGCGAATAAAACCACCAGCATGGCTGTGATCGTAAACATCATCTTCACCAAATGTTGCAAACTCTTCGGAGTACAGGCTCTTATCCGCTTTTTTCTGAATAGCTGTTACTTGCCCTTTATACAGTTTCAGAACCACTTCACCCGTCACATCCTGAGCCAGCGATTCTGCCGCCGCTTGCAGAGAATGACGAAGTGGTGCAAACCAACGGCCGTCATACACCACATAAGACATTTCCAGACCTAACTGCTCACGCCATTTGTAGCTATCGCGGTCTAACACTAATTGCTCAACACCACGTAGCGCTGCCATCATGATGGTGCCCCCTGGAGTTTCATAGCAACCACGGGATTTCATGCCCACCAAACGGTTTTCAACGATATCGATACGACCCACGCCATGTTTTGCACCCAGCGTATTTAATGTTTCTAAACAGCCCAATGGAGACAGCACTTTACCGTTTACAGAGACCACTTCGCCGTGTTTCACGCCAACAGTCACCAGCTCGGCTTCATCCGGTGCGTCTTTCGGGTCAACTGTCCATACCCAGCAATCTTGGTTAGCCGCATTCCATGTGCTTTCCAATACGCCGCCTTCGGTAGAGATATGCCATGCGTTTTCATCACGGCTATAGATTTTCTCTAAGCTAGCAGTCGTTGGAATATTGCGTTCTTTCAGATAATCCAGCAGGGCTTCACGGGAACGCAAATCCCACTCACGCCATGGCGCAACCACTTTCAGTTGTGGTGCTAATGCGGTGTAAGTGCTTTCGAAACGCACTTGGTCATTACCTTTACCGGTTGCACCGTGCGCGACGGCATCAGCACCAACTTTCAGTGCGATTTCAACTTGCGCTTTAGCGATAATTGGACGCGCCATCGACGTACCCAGTAAATAGCTGCCTTCATACAATGCACCGGTTTTCAGTACTGGGTAGATGTATTCCTTGATGAACTCTTCACGCAGGTCAACCACATAGCATTCAGAAGCGCCTGATTGCAGGGCTTTTTTCTCAACACCGACTAAGTCTTCTCTGTCTTGACCCACATCAGCAACGAATGCCACGACTTCACAGTCATCGTAGTTCTCTTTTAACCATGGAATGATAGCCGACGTGTCTAATCCACCGGAGTACGCTAATACAATCTTCTTAATGCCCTTTTTCATAAATTACCTATCCCAATTCTTTTAAAATAAATGTGTTTAAAATAAATGTATGGCTTGTCTGTTTGCTTGCTCAGCCCATCACTCAAGAAGCAAGAATTCGTGTACCAATCGCGGTGCCATTAAATAGTGATGGCAACTGTTCCGCATGACGCCAGCTCGCAATATCCACTGGGCGTTGCAATGTGGAAGCCGCGTCCAATGCCGCATTCACTTTGACTATCATTCCATCCGTGATGATGCCTTGGTCGATAAGTTTTTGGGCTTTGGCTGTCGTCATTTCATCAATCTTTTGACCTTTACCATCCAAAATACCGCTCACATCAGAAAGCAGGACTAAATCGGCATTCAGTGCTTGGGCAATCGCCGTAGCGGCTTGGTCTGCATTGACGTTCATCAGTTGCCCCTCTTCGGTGATCCCGATAGAGCTAATGATTGGCAAGTATCCCGCAGACAGTAATAGTTTCAGTAACTTCGCATCACCCGCTTTCGCGCTACCCACATGACCTAATTCATCATTAATTTGCGTAACCACTGCGCTGTGTCCATCCCCAAGGGATAAACCCACCGCTTGCAATTGATGTTTAATCGCCCATGCCAACAAGGTTTTATTCGCGGTTCCGGCTAGTGCACCCGTAATAATGTCAATTTGATCTGCTGGCGTGACGCGCAACCCTTGCTTTTTCACAACAGGTAATTGCAGTTTTTGCATTAATTCATCGACTAAACATCCGCCACCGTGAACAATCACCAGCTCACGTTGATGAGCCTGACGGTAGGTTTGGATCGCCGTAAATAATCTTTCTAGGGCTTCTTCGCTATCGAGTAGCACACCACCCAATTTAATGACTAAAGGTTGCATGGGGATTTATCCTTAATAAATTGCCATAAGAGCATTAAAGTAATGACTGCGTTTCGTTGAAACCAAACCGAATATTCATGCACTGAACGGCTTGCGCTGCGGCACCTTTTAATAGGTTATCTTCTGTTCCCACTAAAATCAGGTGCTCACCTTTCAATACAAAGCCGATATCACAAAATGGCGTGCCAACCACCGATTTCAGTGCAGGAACCCCTTTGTCATATAAACGGACTAACGGTTTGTTGTGATACGCATCTTTAAATGTTTGGCTAATTTGCTCCGCTGTAACGCCGGCTTTCACTTTGCAAGTGATGGTCGCCAGTATGCCCCGTGCAAAATTGCCTAAATGTGGCGTGAAAATCACGTCTCTACCTAGATGTGTCGCGATTTCAGGTTGATGACGGTGGGTGAAAATACCGTAAGGCTGTAAGCTCACTTCGCAAAAGCTGTTCGTCATGGAGGCTTTACGCCCTGCCCCTGAAACGCCACTGGTCGCATTAATCACTGGCCACATGTTTTCATCGAGTAAATCCGCTTCAATCAGCGGCTTTAATGAAAGTTGAGAAACCGTTGGATAACACCCCGGTACCGCAATCAGTTGAGCTTGACGGATTTTATCTGCCTGCCATTCCGCTAAACCGTAAACTGCTTGCATTAACCACTGGGTATTTGTATGTTCGAAGCCGTAGTATTGCGGATAAAACGCCGCATCTTGAACACGATAAGCGCCCGAAAGGTCAAACACCACGCAGCCCGCTTCAAGAAACTGGGGTGCGATGTCATGACTGACTTCATGGGCGGTCGCGAGGAAAACAACATCGACCCCTTTTGCTGCCTCAGCTACATCGGTAAGCGGCTGAACCGGAAGATCGATAATGCCTTTATACTGGGGATGTAAATCAGAAAAGTATTTACCCGCATCCGCACTTTGTGCGGAAACCATCAGCCCAGAAAGATGAATATCGGGATGACGTTGTAAGTAAGCGGCTAATTCTGCTCCAGTATAACCACTGGCCCCGATAATGAGTGTGTTCAACATGTGTTTTCTACCTTGTACTCGTGACCCAAACAGTTTAATGTGTATTTTTATTCAGATAAAGTGCATGAATATTGATACTATTATGGATAAAGGCTGTCAACAGTGAATATTAAATTACCTGCATTTATTGAGATTTATCGTCAATTAATCGCCACGCCGTCGATTAGTGCGACCGATTCGCAACTCGATCAGAGTAAC
The Providencia alcalifaciens DNA segment above includes these coding regions:
- the argH gene encoding argininosuccinate lyase is translated as MALWGGRFSQQADQRFKQFNDSLRFDYRLAEQDILGSVAWSKALVTVGVLSDSEQKSLEQALHALLAEVQADPEIILQSDAEDIHSWVEGKLIDKVGDLGKKLHTGRSRNDQVATDLKLWCKDQVALLLDAVTELQKALVITAENNQDAVMPGYTHLQRAQPVTFAHWCLAYSEMLSRDESRLQDTLKRLDVSPLGCGALAGTAYDIDREQLASWLGFSSATRNSLDTVSDRDHVLELLSDASIGMVHLSRFAEDLIFFNSGEAGFVELSDKVTSGSSLMPQKKNPDALELIRGKCGRVQGALTGMMMTLKGLPLAYNKDMQEDKEGLFDALDTWLDCMHMAVLVLDGIQIRRPRCEDAAKQGYANATELADYLVAKGVPFREAHHIVGEAVVAAIAQGKALEEMALSDLQKFSATIQLDVYEILSLQSCLDKRLAKGGVSQKQVAKAIVDARTRLKM
- a CDS encoding argininosuccinate synthase — its product is MKKGIKKIVLAYSGGLDTSAIIPWLKENYDDCEVVAFVADVGQDREDLVGVEKKALQSGASECYVVDLREEFIKEYIYPVLKTGALYEGSYLLGTSMARPIIAKAQVEIALKVGADAVAHGATGKGNDQVRFESTYTALAPQLKVVAPWREWDLRSREALLDYLKERNIPTTASLEKIYSRDENAWHISTEGGVLESTWNAANQDCWVWTVDPKDAPDEAELVTVGVKHGEVVSVNGKVLSPLGCLETLNTLGAKHGVGRIDIVENRLVGMKSRGCYETPGGTIMMAALRGVEQLVLDRDSYKWREQLGLEMSYVVYDGRWFAPLRHSLQAAAESLAQDVTGEVVLKLYKGQVTAIQKKADKSLYSEEFATFGEDDVYDHSHAGGFIRLYSLSSRIRALKEQNKAK
- the argB gene encoding acetylglutamate kinase, whose product is MQPLVIKLGGVLLDSEEALERLFTAIQTYRQAHQRELVIVHGGGCLVDELMQKLQLPVVKKQGLRVTPADQIDIITGALAGTANKTLLAWAIKHQLQAVGLSLGDGHSAVVTQINDELGHVGSAKAGDAKLLKLLLSAGYLPIISSIGITEEGQLMNVNADQAATAIAQALNADLVLLSDVSGILDGKGQKIDEMTTAKAQKLIDQGIITDGMIVKVNAALDAASTLQRPVDIASWRHAEQLPSLFNGTAIGTRILAS
- the argC gene encoding N-acetyl-gamma-glutamyl-phosphate reductase, producing the protein MLNTLIIGASGYTGAELAAYLQRHPDIHLSGLMVSAQSADAGKYFSDLHPQYKGIIDLPVQPLTDVAEAAKGVDVVFLATAHEVSHDIAPQFLEAGCVVFDLSGAYRVQDAAFYPQYYGFEHTNTQWLMQAVYGLAEWQADKIRQAQLIAVPGCYPTVSQLSLKPLIEADLLDENMWPVINATSGVSGAGRKASMTNSFCEVSLQPYGIFTHRHQPEIATHLGRDVIFTPHLGNFARGILATITCKVKAGVTAEQISQTFKDAYHNKPLVRLYDKGVPALKSVVGTPFCDIGFVLKGEHLILVGTEDNLLKGAAAQAVQCMNIRFGFNETQSLL